The following DNA comes from Camarhynchus parvulus chromosome 7, STF_HiC, whole genome shotgun sequence.
TTATCCATAGGATATTTAGGCCCCTAAATGGCAAAATCCATCTGGGCTGAAAAACGAGCAGTGGGGAGGGCTCAGGTCTACATGGCTGCCTCTGGAAAGGATGTCCCCTCCTactgtcccctccccagtggATCTGAGCACCCAGAACACCCCACTGGCACGGATGGGCTCTCTTACATCATTCCACTTGGCTTTGGTCTTCTCCTTCTCAAACCGGCGGTATTCCCGGCGGTcaagcagctccatcaggaaCCGCCAGATGACCAGGACCAGAATGCCAATGAGGAGCACGCCAGCGATGGTGCCTCCCACGATCAGTGGAACATTGGGAGGCTGTGGGCACTCTGTggggcagacagacagacagatggtatcaggctgcagcccctggtgaggCAGTCTGTTGGCAGCCTgtctgtggcagggcaggaggagcagggatgggatacCTCTCTCAGGATTAACGGTGATGGTATATATCTCCTCGCCATCCTCCTGGACCATATGGAAGGACATCCAGCAGTTCTGGGAAtccttttccctgcatttcctaTCATTTGTGCTCCCCTTTGTTGAGTTTGCGGACAGCTGGATGTTGGCACAGGCCTGGGAGCAGTTCTTCTCAAAGGGGCCACTGCCGAAGAACTTGCACTCCACACAGGAACTGCAAaacaagcagctgcagctcacatCTGCAGGGGCAGAGACCCACTCACCTggatttgggcattttgggccctgcctgtgcatccctgggatACTGGGgatccctgctgcccctgtgcccatcACTCACATGTATCTGccacagggagaggggcagcctgggcactcctggcAGAAGGGGGGCTGGTACCCCCCCGTGCACTGGCAGCGGTTGCAGTGGCAGGTCCCGCGGAGGCTGCACACATGTCTGTGGGCGTTGAGGCAGTTCTCCGTGGATTGCTGGCACTGGCAGGCGCTGCCCTCATAGCCAGGCTGGCACTTGCACGCCCCACAGTCGCATTGCCCGCgtgctgcagaggaagagatCTTTCAGATCCTGCAGACAGCCAGGCCACCCTCCCTCTGCCCACGCTTGGAGAGCATCATCCACCCCGCCCTCACCACACCACCCTCAAGGAGGTCCTGCAGGCTGGTGTGGTGGGACccagcagccccaaaccctcccacTGGGGTTATGGCACGAAAAGGCCGCATCTCCCTGGGCATTGAATTCTTCTAAGCAGTGGAGAAGCCGTCCCAGGGGCATCACCTGGGCCGCCGCAGAGGGAGCCATTGAAGAACTCGCAGTTCATGTTGTCACACTGGCAGAAGGTGCCGTAGATGTACTTGCCAGGCATGTCACTGGTGTGGCACACGCACTGCCCGCACACGCAGTCCCCCTGCCCCGAGCAGATCACCGAGCTGTTGTCCCCGcggcagctgctctccagctccttgctgctcttccctttgGTGTCGCACTCGCAGTTCTTCCCTGTGTACCTTGAgttgcagctgcagccagaggagagGAGCAAGCTTGGGTCAGCGGCCATGTGCCATGCACAGGGCCCAGACCTCTCCTTTGCTACCCCTGTAGCAAATCTGGGACAGTCTCACCAAAAACCATGACAGCATGTTGGTGCTATCTCCGTGCTGGAGCAGCAAGcctcagaaatgctgcttttccacaaGTCGTACTCACAACACCAAATAAATTGGTGAAATTATTCTTATATTTATGATTTCCAGGCCCTTGCCAAGGAGATGTGAGTATTTCCTGAGGAAACCCAGTCTTTTCCTCTCCATGTCACTGAGAGGCCATGAAGCAATAATTACACTTAAAGACCTGTGTGAGCTGCAGCcaagaaatgggattttgagaGATTTCTACAGAAATCTGTGTCTGCTCAGTGGGTGGATTGGTGAATGATTTGATactgggatggatgggtggataGTTGGAGGGATTGAGGCCCTTAGGAAAACAGCATAACCTCTACAAAGAGAAGAGCCAATTCATTGTGTCCCTGCCTCTGTGTACACATGGGACAGTTCCAAGGGGAACACACGAATCCACATCTctgaacaaaaaatatttgtgcaaagctacagagcccagccctggtttGGCCCAAAATCCATCTCCCAGCAattccccagctctggcagcattTGAAATCGTGTTTTGGATGGACAGCACCTACCTGCAGGTCCCACATTCGATGCTGCCTTGCCCACTGCAAGCAGTTGGGTCAGGCTTGTCGTTGCAGTGGCAGTCACAGTTGCTGGCCACGTGGACAGTGAGGGTGTCTGTGAAGCCCAGGGGCCGGATGGTGAAGGAATAGTTTGGAATGCACACCTTGGCTGTGACCTTCACTTTGAAGGTGACCTAGAAAGTGCAGAGGAGGACAGGGGAGGGCCAGATGTCCAGCTGTCAGAGTGTGGTATTGGCCCTAGGCTGAGGACATGCACATCCAGAACAACAGAGGATCTCCCGCATCCCATAGTATTTTGGACACTCTTGGCATTAAATTAATAGAAACAAAAAGCCTGGAAGAGCAACTAGGGTTCCTGTCTTTAAACAGGATGGGCAACAGAAGCTGTGCAAGCTTCTGTTCCTGGTACAGGAGAGCATACCTCTTCATTGATCTTGACATTGTCGCATTTGCCTCTTGCTTCATCCATGGAGTCCTTGTCATTTTTGCATTTGGAGTCATATTTGACATCCAGAGTGTCCAGCAAGGTGGAATGGTCCAAGATGATCCGTGAGGAGAGGTTCTTTGGAAAAATAGTGGAGAAAGTGCCATCAGTCCAAAAGCAGACCAAACCAAGAGGGTATGGGGTTGCAGGTCAGGAAGAAGAGCCAGAAAGCACCACAGGTCAGGATCTCAGCTGCCTAGGGTGGTTCTGGAAATGCAGGTGATATCATTGGAGAGGTGGAACTCCAGCACTTACATTGTAGGCCACTTGGATGAGCTCAATGATGTTGCTGGAGTCCTCGTTCAGCTCCCCCACTGCTGACTTTGGGATCATCTCACTGAGTTTCTGCCAGTGGAGAGCAAAGAGGTGAGCACTTCCTACCACAtgactgcagagcaggagacagCACCAGGagacacacacagctgtgtccatcctcctgggaaggggatggaggcATCTGGACCATCTGACATATTCTCACCTTGTAAACATCCACCACCCTACTGGTGACAGCAAAAATGGGCTGAATGTTGTTTTCGGCAAGTTTCTGGACCAGCTGGCCAAC
Coding sequences within:
- the ITGB2 gene encoding integrin beta-2 — encoded protein: MPRDGCLQLPAVTCVLLLVTTAFAMECPKIKVGTCKDCIQSGPGCAWCKKLNFTKAGEPDSIRCDTIERLKQRGCPGSEIEFPGNEIKKTQDKPLSSETQLTPQEVHLKLRIGQPAVFEVKFRRAMGYPIDLYYLMDLSYSMLDDLENVKKLGGELLRALESTTPSRRIGFGSFVDKTVLPFVNTHPEKLRNPCPNKNTKCQPPFAFKHILSLTDNAQQFESEVGKQFISGNLDAPEGGLDAMMQAAVCGDQIGWRNVTRLLVFATDDGFHFAGDGKLAGILTPNDGKCHLEDNMYKRSNEFDYPSVGQLVQKLAENNIQPIFAVTSRVVDVYKKLSEMIPKSAVGELNEDSSNIIELIQVAYNNLSSRIILDHSTLLDTLDVKYDSKCKNDKDSMDEARGKCDNVKINEEVTFKVKVTAKVCIPNYSFTIRPLGFTDTLTVHVASNCDCHCNDKPDPTACSGQGSIECGTCSCNSRYTGKNCECDTKGKSSKELESSCRGDNSSVICSGQGDCVCGQCVCHTSDMPGKYIYGTFCQCDNMNCEFFNGSLCGGPARGQCDCGACKCQPGYEGSACQCQQSTENCLNAHRHVCSLRGTCHCNRCQCTGGYQPPFCQECPGCPSPCGRYISCVECKFFGSGPFEKNCSQACANIQLSANSTKGSTNDRKCREKDSQNCWMSFHMVQEDGEEIYTITVNPERECPQPPNVPLIVGGTIAGVLLIGILVLVIWRFLMELLDRREYRRFEKEKTKAKWNDADNPLFKSATTTVVNPRFNE